From a single Brassica napus cultivar Da-Ae chromosome C9, Da-Ae, whole genome shotgun sequence genomic region:
- the LOC106371918 gene encoding divinyl chlorophyllide a 8-vinyl-reductase, chloroplastic, producing MSLSSPFNVFASYTPKPKTFLRDFKLVSRSQQLNSFPLASTFQTNEPSSNLRLTRSRLKPVSSLGTSEIDTSSSSSSSTFRNKIPREVNILVVGSTGYIGRFVVQELVKRGFNVIAVAREKSGVRGKNDKEATLKQLQGANVCFSDVTDLASLERSVEALGLGIDVVVSCLASRNGGIKDSWKIDYEATKNSLLAGKKFGAKHFVLLSAICVQKPLLEFQRAKLKFEAELMELPDSTFTYSIVRPTAFFKSLGGQVDIVKDGKPYVMFGDGKLCACKPISEEDLASFIADCVLEEDKINKVLPIGGPGKALTPLEQGEILFRILGREPKFLRVPIEIMDFVIGVLDGVAKVFPSVAEAAEFGKIGRYYAAESMLILDPETGEYSEEKTPSYGKDTLEDFFEKVVREGMAGQELGEQFF from the coding sequence ATGTCGCTTTCTTCCCCCTTCAACGTATTTGCTTCCTACACACCCAAACCCAAAACCTTCCTCAGAGATTTCAAACTCGTTTCACGATCTCAGCAATTAAACTCGTTTCCTCTCGCTTCCACCTTCCAAACCAATGAACCCTCGTCGAATCTCAGACTCACGAGATCAAGACTCAAACCAGTTTCATCTCTTGGAACCTCAGAGATCGAtacatcgtcttcttcttcttcctccacctTCAGGAACAAAATCCCCAGGGAGGTTAACATTCTAGTCGTCGGCTCCACCGGGTACATAGGCAGATTCGTGGTTCAAGAGCTCGTCAAAAGAGGCTTCAACGTGATCGCCGTGGCCAGAGAGAAGAGCGGCGTCAGAGGCAAAAACGACAAAGAAGCGACTTTAAAACAGCTCCAAGGCGCTAACGTCTGTTTCTCAGACGTCACCGATTTAGCTTCCCTCGAGCGATCCGTGGAGGCTCTAGGCCTAGGTATCGACGTCGTCGTCTCCTGCCTCGCTAGCCGCAACGGAGGCATCAAAGACTCGTGGAAGATCGACTACGAAGCTACCAAGAACAGTCTCCTCGCCGGCAAAAAGTTCGGCGCGAAACACTTCGTCCTCCTCTCCGCCATCTGCGTGCAGAAGCCTCTCCTCGAGTTCCAGCGAGCCAAGCTCAAGTTCGAAGCAGAGCTTATGGAGCTTCCAGACTCCACCTTTACGTACAGCATCGTGAGACCGACGGCGTTCTTCAAGAGCTTAGGCGGACAGGTGGACATCGTCAAAGACGGGAAGCCTTACGTGATGTTCGGAGACGGGAAGCTGTGCGCTTGCAAGCCCATCAGCGAGGAGGATTTAGCTTCGTTCATAGCGGACTGTGTCTTGGAAGAGGATAAGATCAATAAGGTTTTGCCTATCGGTGGACCGGGGAAGGCCTTGACGCCGTTGGAGCAAGGGGAGATTCTGTTTAGGATACTTGGGAGAGAGCCTAAGTTTCTGAGAGTGCCTATTGAGATTATGGACTTTGTGATTGGGGTTCTTGATGGTGTGGCGAAGGTGTTTCCTAGTGTTGCGGAGGCTGCTGAGTTTGGGAAGATTGGGAGGTATTATGCTGCGGAGAGTATGTTGATTCTTGATCCGGAGACTGGGGAGTATAGTGAGGAGAAGACTCCGAGCTATGGGAAGGATACTCTTGAGGACTTCTTTGAGAAAGTGGTTAGAGAAGGGATGGCTGGTCAAGAGCTTGGTGAACAGTTCTTCTAG
- the LOC106371919 gene encoding E3 ubiquitin-protein ligase MIEL1 — MEASPNDRLHFGVMAFGCDHYNRRCQIRAPCCNEVFPCRHCHNESTSTLRNIYDRHELVRQDVKQVICSVCDTEQPVAQVCTNCGVNMGEYFCDICKFYDDNTAKEQFHCDDCGICRVGGRENFFHCKKCGSCYAIGLRNNHRCVEDSMRHHCPICYEYLFDSLKDTTVMKCGHTMHFECYHEMLKRDKFCCPICSRSVIDMSKTWQRMDEEIEATSMPSDYRDKKVWILCNDCNDTTEVNFHIIGQKCGHCRSYNTRAVGPPVLPQ, encoded by the exons ATGGAAGCCTCACCCAATGATCGCCTTCATTTTGGCGTAATGGCTTTCGG GTGCGACCATTACAATAGGAGATGCCAAATCAGAGCTCCATGTTGCAACGAAGTCTTCCCTTGTCGCCATTGTCACAACGAGAGCACT AGCACATTGCGCAATATCTATGACCGTCACGAGCTTGTTCGTCAAGATGTTAAACAA GTGATTTGCTCCGTTTGCGATACAGAGCAGCCG GTAGCTCAAGTTTGCACCAATTGTGGTGTCAACATGGGAGAATACTTTTGCGATATCTGCAAGTTCTATGATGACAAT ACTGCAAAGGAACAGTTCCATTGTGATGACTGTGGAATTTGCAG AGTTGGTGGGCGTGAGAACTTCTTCCATTGCAAGAAGTGTG gATCTTGTTATGCGATTGGCCTGCGCAACAACCATCGCTGCGTTGAGGATTCAATGCGGCATCACTGTCCCATTTGTTACGAG TATCTCTTTGACTCTCTTAAAGACACAACAGTGATGAAATGCGGACACACAATGCACTTTGAATGCTATCATGAGATGCTCAAGCGTGACAA ATTTTGTTGTCCGATTTGCTCGAGGTCAGTGATTGATATGTCCAAAACATGGCAGAGAATGGATGAAGAG ATTGAAGCCACTTCTATGCCATCAGATTACCGCGACAAGAAG GTTTGGATACTGTGCAACGACTGTAACGACACAACAGAAGTAAACTTCCATATAATCGGTCAGAAATGTGGACATTGTAGATCTTACAACACCAGAGCCGTTGGACCTCCTGTTCTTCCTCAGTGA
- the LOC106371920 gene encoding lipase-like isoform X1 codes for MEQKSWVFLLAIFACLLFFSRGRVAVLKWKTDDDSPVYNHTLALTLVEYTSAVYMSDLTELFTWTCERCNGLTKGFQVIEIIVDIEHCLQGYVGVAKDLNAIVIAFRGTQEHSIQNWVSDLFWKQLDLNYPDMPDAMVHHGFYSAYHNTTVRPAVLDAVKRAKKFYGENIKIMVTGHSMGGAMAAFCGLDLVVNEGYENVQVMTFGQPRIGNAAFASYYSLLVPNTFRITHDRDIVPHLPPFFYLFPQKTYHHFPTEVWVRDLSVLKIVRFGIEKVCDNTGEDPTCCRSVMGSSISDHLTYFGVEMMCETWRQCSIVMGREVESYSRRDSKGNIFLSRTDPSPEVTETKTLSTTGVSSI; via the exons ATGGAACAAAAGAGCTGGGTGTTCTTGCTGGCAATATTTGCttgtcttcttttcttttcgcgCGGAAGAG TTGCAGTTCTCAAGTGGAAGACTGATGATGATTCACCTGTTTACAACCATACACTTGCCTTAACACTTGTTGAGTATACTTCTGCG GTCTATATGTCTGATTTAACAGAACTCTTCACTTGGACATGTGAAAGATGCAATGGTTTGACTAAG GGTTTCCAAGTAATAGAGATAATAGTTGACATTGAGCACTGCCTACAG GGATATGTTGGGGTAGCAAAGGATTTGAATGCTATCGTCATTGCATTTCGGGGAACTCAAGAACACAG CATACAAAACTGGGTCTCAGATTTGTTCTGGAAACAGCTCGATCTAAATTACCCTGATATGCCAGATGCAATG GTTCACCATGGCTTCTATAGTGCTTATCACAACACAACGGTACGGCCTGCAGTTTTGGATGCAGTAAAACGAGCGAAGAAATTCTATGGAGAGAACATCAAGATCATGGTGACTGGTCATTCAATGGGAGGAGCCATGGCTGCCTTTTGTGGTCTAGACCTAGTT GTAAATGAAGGGTACGAAAACGTACAGGTCATGACATTTGGGCAACCTCGTATTGGGAATGCGGCTTTTGCTTCTTATTACAGTTTGCTTGTGCCTAACACCTTCCGGATCACGCATGACCGAGATATCGTTCCTCATCTGCCTCCTTTCTTTTATCTTTTCCCTCAGAAAACATACCACCATTTCCCAACAGAG GTGTGGGTGAGAGATCTCAGTGTTTTGAAAATTGTTCGTTTTGGTATTGAGAAAGTTTGTGACAACACCGGTGAAGATCCTACATGCTGCAG ATCGGTAATGGGAAGTAGCATATCCGACCATTTAACCTACTTTGGGGTAGAGATGATGTGTGAGACATGGAGACAATGCAGCATAGTGATGGGTCGTGAAGTAGAGAGTTACAGCAGAAGAGATTCAAAGGGCAACATATTCCTGTCCCGGACAGATCCTTCCCCGGAGGTAACTGAAACGAAAACTCTATCCACAACCGGAGTCTCCAGTATTTAG
- the LOC106371920 gene encoding probable feruloyl esterase A isoform X2, producing the protein MEQKSWVFLLAIFACLLFFSRGRVLKWKTDDDSPVYNHTLALTLVEYTSAVYMSDLTELFTWTCERCNGLTKGFQVIEIIVDIEHCLQGYVGVAKDLNAIVIAFRGTQEHSIQNWVSDLFWKQLDLNYPDMPDAMVHHGFYSAYHNTTVRPAVLDAVKRAKKFYGENIKIMVTGHSMGGAMAAFCGLDLVVNEGYENVQVMTFGQPRIGNAAFASYYSLLVPNTFRITHDRDIVPHLPPFFYLFPQKTYHHFPTEVWVRDLSVLKIVRFGIEKVCDNTGEDPTCCRSVMGSSISDHLTYFGVEMMCETWRQCSIVMGREVESYSRRDSKGNIFLSRTDPSPEVTETKTLSTTGVSSI; encoded by the exons ATGGAACAAAAGAGCTGGGTGTTCTTGCTGGCAATATTTGCttgtcttcttttcttttcgcgCGGAAGAG TTCTCAAGTGGAAGACTGATGATGATTCACCTGTTTACAACCATACACTTGCCTTAACACTTGTTGAGTATACTTCTGCG GTCTATATGTCTGATTTAACAGAACTCTTCACTTGGACATGTGAAAGATGCAATGGTTTGACTAAG GGTTTCCAAGTAATAGAGATAATAGTTGACATTGAGCACTGCCTACAG GGATATGTTGGGGTAGCAAAGGATTTGAATGCTATCGTCATTGCATTTCGGGGAACTCAAGAACACAG CATACAAAACTGGGTCTCAGATTTGTTCTGGAAACAGCTCGATCTAAATTACCCTGATATGCCAGATGCAATG GTTCACCATGGCTTCTATAGTGCTTATCACAACACAACGGTACGGCCTGCAGTTTTGGATGCAGTAAAACGAGCGAAGAAATTCTATGGAGAGAACATCAAGATCATGGTGACTGGTCATTCAATGGGAGGAGCCATGGCTGCCTTTTGTGGTCTAGACCTAGTT GTAAATGAAGGGTACGAAAACGTACAGGTCATGACATTTGGGCAACCTCGTATTGGGAATGCGGCTTTTGCTTCTTATTACAGTTTGCTTGTGCCTAACACCTTCCGGATCACGCATGACCGAGATATCGTTCCTCATCTGCCTCCTTTCTTTTATCTTTTCCCTCAGAAAACATACCACCATTTCCCAACAGAG GTGTGGGTGAGAGATCTCAGTGTTTTGAAAATTGTTCGTTTTGGTATTGAGAAAGTTTGTGACAACACCGGTGAAGATCCTACATGCTGCAG ATCGGTAATGGGAAGTAGCATATCCGACCATTTAACCTACTTTGGGGTAGAGATGATGTGTGAGACATGGAGACAATGCAGCATAGTGATGGGTCGTGAAGTAGAGAGTTACAGCAGAAGAGATTCAAAGGGCAACATATTCCTGTCCCGGACAGATCCTTCCCCGGAGGTAACTGAAACGAAAACTCTATCCACAACCGGAGTCTCCAGTATTTAG
- the LOC106371923 gene encoding probable feruloyl esterase A isoform X1, giving the protein MGQKRWLFLLAIFAVLLAFTSGRGVLKLKSDDGQHVYNHTLTLTLVEYASAVYVSDLTELFNWTCERCNGLTKGFEVIEIIFDVEHCLQAYVGVAKDLNAIIIAFRGTQEHSIQNWVSDLFWKQLDLNYPDMPDAMVHHGFYSAYHNTTLRPAVLGAVQRAKISYGANINIIVTGHSMGGAMAAFCGLDLVVNEGEENVQVMTFGQPRVGNAAFASYYSLLVPNTFRITHEHDMVPHLPPFYHIFPQKTYHHFPTEVWVRDLGFSSLVLASVEKVCDNTGEDPTCSRSVVGNSISDHLKYFGIDLRCETWRQCTIVMSHEMDRFSRKDSKGNLVMSRTLPSTTVNETEALLENGNL; this is encoded by the exons ATGGGACAAAAGAGATGGCTATTCTTGCTGGCAATTTTCGCTGTTCTTCTGGCATTTACAAGTGGAAGAGGTG TTCTCAAGTTGAAGAGCGATGATGGTCAACATGTGTACAACCATACTCTCACTCTAACACTTGTGGAGTATGCTTCTGCG GTCTATGTGTCTGATTTGACAGAACTATTCAACTGGACGTGTGAGAGATGCAATGGTTTGACAAAG GGTTTCGAAGTAATAGAGATAATATTTGACGTTGAGCATTGCCTACAG GCATATGTTGGTGTGGCAAAGGATTTGAATGCTATTATTATTGCATTCCGGGGAACTCAAGAACACAG CATACAAAATTGGGTCTCCGATTTGTTCTGGAAACAGCTCGATCTAAATTACCCTGACATGCCAGATGCAATG GTGCACCATGGCTTTTATAGTGCTTATCACAATACAACTCTACGGCCCGCAGTTTTGGGTGCAGTACAACGAGCGAAGATATCCTATGGTGCGAACATCAACATCATTGTGACTGGTCATTCAATGGGAGGAGCCATGGCTGCCTTTTGTGGACTAGACCTAGTT GTaaatgaaggagaagaaaacgTACAGGTGATGACATTTGGGCAACCTCGTGTTGGGAATGCGGCTTTTGCATCTTATTACAGTTTGCTTGTGCCTAACACCTTCAGGATCACGCATGAGCATGATATGGTTCCTCATCTACCTCCTTTCTATCATATTTTCCCTCAGAAAACATACCACCACTTCCCAACAGAG GTGTGGGTGAGAGATCTCGGTTTTTCGAGTCTAGTTCTTGCTAGTGTGGAGAAAGTTTGTGACAACACTGGTGAGGATCCTACATGCAGCAG ATCGGTGGTGGGGAATAGCATCTCTGACCATTTAAAGTACTTTGGGATAGATCTAAGGTGTGAGACGTGGAGACAATGCACAATAGTGATGAGCCACGAGATGGATAGATTCAGCAGGAAAGATTCAAAGGGTAACCTAGTAATGTCACGGACACTTCCTTCCACGACTGTTAACGAAACAGAAGCTCTACTCGAAAATGGTAATCTTTAA
- the LOC106371923 gene encoding probable feruloyl esterase A isoform X2 — protein MGQKRWLFLLAIFAVLLAFTSGRVLKLKSDDGQHVYNHTLTLTLVEYASAVYVSDLTELFNWTCERCNGLTKGFEVIEIIFDVEHCLQAYVGVAKDLNAIIIAFRGTQEHSIQNWVSDLFWKQLDLNYPDMPDAMVHHGFYSAYHNTTLRPAVLGAVQRAKISYGANINIIVTGHSMGGAMAAFCGLDLVVNEGEENVQVMTFGQPRVGNAAFASYYSLLVPNTFRITHEHDMVPHLPPFYHIFPQKTYHHFPTEVWVRDLGFSSLVLASVEKVCDNTGEDPTCSRSVVGNSISDHLKYFGIDLRCETWRQCTIVMSHEMDRFSRKDSKGNLVMSRTLPSTTVNETEALLENGNL, from the exons ATGGGACAAAAGAGATGGCTATTCTTGCTGGCAATTTTCGCTGTTCTTCTGGCATTTACAAGTGGAAGAG TTCTCAAGTTGAAGAGCGATGATGGTCAACATGTGTACAACCATACTCTCACTCTAACACTTGTGGAGTATGCTTCTGCG GTCTATGTGTCTGATTTGACAGAACTATTCAACTGGACGTGTGAGAGATGCAATGGTTTGACAAAG GGTTTCGAAGTAATAGAGATAATATTTGACGTTGAGCATTGCCTACAG GCATATGTTGGTGTGGCAAAGGATTTGAATGCTATTATTATTGCATTCCGGGGAACTCAAGAACACAG CATACAAAATTGGGTCTCCGATTTGTTCTGGAAACAGCTCGATCTAAATTACCCTGACATGCCAGATGCAATG GTGCACCATGGCTTTTATAGTGCTTATCACAATACAACTCTACGGCCCGCAGTTTTGGGTGCAGTACAACGAGCGAAGATATCCTATGGTGCGAACATCAACATCATTGTGACTGGTCATTCAATGGGAGGAGCCATGGCTGCCTTTTGTGGACTAGACCTAGTT GTaaatgaaggagaagaaaacgTACAGGTGATGACATTTGGGCAACCTCGTGTTGGGAATGCGGCTTTTGCATCTTATTACAGTTTGCTTGTGCCTAACACCTTCAGGATCACGCATGAGCATGATATGGTTCCTCATCTACCTCCTTTCTATCATATTTTCCCTCAGAAAACATACCACCACTTCCCAACAGAG GTGTGGGTGAGAGATCTCGGTTTTTCGAGTCTAGTTCTTGCTAGTGTGGAGAAAGTTTGTGACAACACTGGTGAGGATCCTACATGCAGCAG ATCGGTGGTGGGGAATAGCATCTCTGACCATTTAAAGTACTTTGGGATAGATCTAAGGTGTGAGACGTGGAGACAATGCACAATAGTGATGAGCCACGAGATGGATAGATTCAGCAGGAAAGATTCAAAGGGTAACCTAGTAATGTCACGGACACTTCCTTCCACGACTGTTAACGAAACAGAAGCTCTACTCGAAAATGGTAATCTTTAA
- the LOC106371924 gene encoding ISWI chromatin-remodeling complex ATPase CHR17 codes for MARASNREVSSDEGYSSSEEEEERVNDQVNVEEDDEELQAVARPADSNEEEEEVAPDEALVSDDEVVPVEDDADEDEEDDEKAEIRKREKARLKEMQKMKKQKIQQILDAQNASIDKDMNNKGKGRLTYLLQQTELFAHFAKSEPSSSQKKGKGRGRHASKLTEEEEDQECLKEEEGGISGSGGTRLLTQPSCIQGKMRDYQLAGLNWLIRLYENGINGILADEMGLGKTLQTISLLAYLHEFKGINGPHMIVTPKSTIGNWMNEIRRFCPVLRAVKFLGNPEERRYIRDELLVVGKFDVCVTSFEMAIKEKTSLRRFSWRYIIIDEAHRIKNENSLLSKTMRLFSTNYRLLITGTPLQNNLHELWALLNFLLPEVFSSAETFDEWFQISGENDQQEVVQQLHKVLRPFLLRRLKSDVEKGLPPKKETILKVGLSQMQKQYYKALLQKDLEVVNGGGERKRLLNIAMQLRKCCNHPYLFQGAEPGPPYTTGDHLVTNSGKMILLDKLLPKLKERDSRVLIFSQMTRLLDILEDYMIYRGYQYCRIDGNTGGDERDASIEAYNKPGSEKFVFLLSTRAGGLGINLATADIVILYDSDWNPQVDLQAQDRAHRIGQKKEVQVFRFCTENAIEEKVIERAYKKLALDALVIQQGRLAEQKTVNKDELLQMVRYGAEMVFSSKDSTITDEDIDRIIAKGEEATAELDAKMKKFTEDAIQFKMDDPADLYDFDDDNKDENKLDFKKIVSENWNDPPKRERKRNYSENEYFKQTLRQGAPAKPKEPRIPRMPHLHDFQFFNTQRLTELYEKEVRHLMQTHQKTQMKDTVEADEPEEVGDPLTAEEVEEKEQLLEEGFPTWSKRDFNSFIRSCEKYGRNDIKSIASEMEGKTDEEVERYAQVFQERYKELNDYDRIIKNIEKGEGRISRKDEIMKAIGKKLDRYRNPWLELKIQYGQNKGKLYNEECDRFMVCMVHKLGYGNWDELKTAFKTSPLFSFDWFVKSRSSQELARRCDTLIRLIEKENQEHDEAERRARRDKKLAKNATPSKRASGSQANESPTFVKKRKQLSMDDFVTSGKRRK; via the exons ATGGCGAGAGCTTCGAATCGGGAAGTTTCTTCAGACGAGGGTTACTCGTCGtcagaggaggaagaggagcgAGTTAACGATCAGGTCAATGTGGAAGAAGACGATGAGGAGCTCCAAGCCGTTGCTCGCCCCGCGGACTCCaacgaggaagaggaagaggttgCCCCCGACGAAGCACTTGTATCTGACGATGAGGTTGTCCCTGTAGAAGATGATGCCGACGAG gatgaagaagatgacgAGAAAGCTGAAATCAGGAAACGTGAGAAGGCTAGGCTTAAAGAGAtgcagaagatgaagaagcagAAAATTCAGCAAATTTTAGACGCCCAAAATGCTTCCATAGATAAAGACATG AACAATAAAGGAAAAGGGCGACTGACGTATCTTCTGCAGCAAACTGAGTTATTTGCACATTTTGCTAAAAGTGAACCATCTTCGTCTCAGAAGAAGGGGAAAGGAAG GGGACGTCATGCTTCCAAATTaactgaagaagaggaagatcaAGAGTGtttaaaggaagaagaaggtggtATTTCTGGATCTGGAGGCACACGATTGCTCACACAACCGTCTT GTATTCAGGGGAAAATGAGAGATTACCAATTGGCTGGTTTAAACTGGCTCATTCGATTGTATGAGAATGGCATAAATGGAATTCTTGCAGATGAAATG GGTCTGGGGAAGACACTTCAAACAATTTCTTTGCTCGCTTACCTGCATGAATTCAAGGGAATTAATGGCCCTCATATGATTGTTACTCCAAAATCAACCATTGGTAACTGGATGAATGAAATTCGTCGATTTTGTCCTGTACTGCGCGCCGTGAAATTCCTTGGTAATCCTGAGGAAAGG AGATATATCCGTGATGAACTGCTAGTTGTGGGTAAATTCGACGTTTGTGTCACAAGCTTTGAGATGGCTATCAAAGAGAAGACATCCTTGCGTCGCTTTAGCTGGCGCTACATAATTATTGATGAAGCACATCGAATCAAGAATGAGAATTCACTTCTTTCAAAAACGATGAGACTTTTTAGTACCAATTACCGGCTTCTTATCACGGGAACCCCCCTTCAG AATAATCTCCATGAATTGTGGGCTCTTCTCAATTTTCTTCTGCCAGAGGTTTTTAGTTCAGCAGAGACTTTTGATGAGTGGTTTCAAATTTCTGGTGAAAATGACCAGCAAGAAGTTGTTCAACAACTTCATAAG GTTCTCCGACCATTTCTTCTTCGGAGGTTAAAATCAGATGTAGAGAAAGGCTTGCCTCCAAAAAAGGAGACGATACTTAAGGTTGGCTTGTCGCAGATGCAAAAACAGTACTACAAGGCGCTACTGCAGAAAGATCTTGAAGTGGTTAATGGTGGTGGAGAACGCAAACGTCTGTTGAACATAGCAATGCAATTGCGCAAATGCTGCAATCACCCTTATCTCTTTCAGGGTGCAGAGCCTGGCCCCCCTTATACCACAGGAGATCACCTTGTAACAAATTCAG GTAAGATGATTCTCTTAGACAAATTGCTACCCAAGTTGAAGGAACGCGATTCAAGGGTTCTGATATTTTCTCAG ATGACAAGGCTTTTGGATATTCTTGAGGATTATATGATATATCGTGGTTACCAGTACTGCCGTATTGATGGAAATACTGGTGGTGACGAACGAGACGCTTCCATAGAAGCCTACAACAAGCCAGGAAGtgagaaatttgttttcttgttatCCACTAGAGCTGGAGGGCTTGGTATCAATCTTGCTACTGCAGATATTGTGATCCTGTATGACAGTGACTG GAATCCTCAAGTTGACTTGCAAGCTCAAGATCGTGCACATAGGATTGGTCAAAAGAAAGAAGTTCAAGTATTCCGGTTCTGCACAGAA AATGCTATTGAGGAAAAAGTGATTGAAAGAGCTTACAAGAAATTGGCACTTGATGCTCTGGTAATTCAGCAAGGGCGATTGGCAGAACAGAAAA CTGTTAATAAGGATGAGTTACTCCAAATGGTTAGATATGGTGCTGAAATGGTGTTCAGTTCTAAAGATAGCACAATTACGGATGAGGATATTGACAGAATCATTGCCAAAGGAGAAGAGGCAACTGCTGAACTTGATgcgaaaatgaagaagttcactGAAGATGCAATACAGTTCAAAATGGATGACC CTGCTGACCTTTATGATTTTGACGATGATAATAAG GATGAGAACAAGttggattttaagaaaattgtgaGTGAGAATTGGAATGATCCaccaaaaagagaaagaaagcgCAA CTACTCTGAAAATGAATACTTCAAGCAAACATTGCGACAAGGTGCTCCAGCTAAACCCAAAGAGCCTAGAATTCCGCGCATGCCCCATTT GCATGATTTCCAGTTCTTTAACACACAGAGATTGACCGAGCTGTATGAAAAGGAAGTGCGACACCTTATG CAAACACATCAGAAAACTCAGATGAAAGACACAGTTGAAGCTGATGAACCTGAAG AAGTTGGAGATCCCTTAACTGCTGAAGAAGTGGAAGAAAAGGAACAATTGTTGGAAGAG GGTTTCCCAACATGGAGCAAAAGAGACTTCAACAGCTTCATTAGATCTTGTGAGAAATATGGCCGGAATGATATAAAAAGTATTGCATCTGAGATGGAAGGAAAAACAGACGAAGAGGTTGAACGATATGCTCAAGTTTTCCAAGAGCGATACAAGGAGCTAAATG ATTACGATAGAATCATCAAGAATATTGAGAAAGGGGAAGGAAGAATCTCTAGGAAAGATGAAATCATGAAAGCTATTGGGAAGAAACTGGACCGCTACAGGAACCCGTGGCTGGAACTGAAGATTCAGTATGGTCAGAACAAAGGGAAGCTATACAATGAAGAGTGTGACCGTTTCATG GTATGCATGGTCCATAAGCTTGGGTATGGAAACTGGGATGAACTAAAGACAGCTTTTAAGACATCCCCGTTGTTTAGCTTTGACTGGTTTGTAAAATCCCGTTCAAGTCAAGAACTGGCCAGGAGATGCGACACGCTGATCCGGCTGATTGAGAAAGAGAACCAAGAGCATGATGAGGCAGAGAGGCGAGCCCGTAGGGATAAGAAGCTTGCAAAG AATGCAACACCTTCAAAGCGAGCTTCGGGTAGTCAAGCAAATGAGAGCCCTACATTCGTGAAGAAGCGAAAGCAGCTGTCAATGGATGATTTTGTGACCTCG GGAAAACGTAGGAAATAA